From Limisphaera ngatamarikiensis, one genomic window encodes:
- a CDS encoding tyrosine-type recombinase/integrase, protein MNQSPNQRAGPHPAQQTEAAATGRTTTPQQEPQADPCVDSFLQHLAHERGASPHTCRNYRLALERFVQWYRARQGEPPGWDHLERDDFRAFLRHLAQQQLGRVTIRLTFSALRSFYRFLIRRGLARSSPVHDLDLPKLPRRLPRHLSVEQLLQLLQAPLQALQRAEQTESRTRRGRPPLREAFYRDYAILETIYSCGLRISELCQLRAGDLHWQEALVRVRGKGRKERLVPIGRPALEAIRAYWTLLPQPPTPDQPVFQSHAPRAGRPPAQARPANPGPRPITPGLIQRRLKHYLVLAGLDPEITPHQLRHSYATHLLEAGADLRSVQELLGHAHLVTTQVYTHVTTERLKRVYDTAHPRA, encoded by the coding sequence GTGAACCAGAGCCCCAACCAACGCGCCGGTCCCCACCCGGCTCAGCAGACCGAGGCCGCAGCCACCGGCCGCACAACAACACCACAACAGGAGCCGCAGGCCGATCCCTGCGTGGACTCGTTCCTCCAACACCTGGCCCACGAACGAGGTGCCTCACCCCACACCTGCCGCAATTACCGACTCGCCCTCGAGCGGTTTGTCCAGTGGTACCGGGCCCGGCAGGGCGAGCCACCCGGCTGGGATCATTTGGAACGGGACGATTTCCGCGCCTTTCTGCGGCATCTGGCCCAGCAACAACTTGGGCGCGTCACCATCCGCCTCACCTTTAGCGCCTTGCGCAGCTTCTACCGGTTCCTGATCCGGCGCGGGCTGGCCCGGTCCTCGCCCGTGCACGACCTGGACCTTCCCAAACTGCCCCGGCGGCTGCCACGGCATCTTTCCGTGGAGCAGTTGCTGCAACTGTTGCAAGCCCCTCTGCAGGCACTGCAAAGGGCGGAGCAAACCGAGAGCCGCACCCGGCGGGGCCGCCCCCCACTGCGCGAGGCCTTTTACCGGGACTATGCCATCCTGGAGACCATCTACTCGTGCGGGCTCCGCATCAGCGAACTGTGCCAGCTCCGCGCCGGCGACCTGCACTGGCAGGAAGCGCTGGTGCGCGTTCGGGGCAAGGGCCGAAAAGAGCGGCTGGTACCGATCGGTCGGCCCGCCTTGGAGGCCATCCGGGCCTATTGGACCCTCCTGCCGCAACCTCCGACGCCGGACCAGCCCGTGTTCCAATCGCACGCGCCCCGTGCAGGCCGGCCACCGGCCCAAGCACGGCCCGCCAATCCCGGGCCGCGCCCCATCACCCCGGGCCTGATCCAACGCCGACTCAAGCACTACTTGGTCCTGGCCGGCCTGGACCCGGAGATCACCCCGCACCAGCTGCGCCACAGTTACGCCACCCACCTGTTGGAGGCCGGAGCCGACCTGCGCAGTGTACAGGAACTCCTGGGACACGCCCACCTCGTCACCACACAGGTCTATACCCACGTCACCACGGAACGCTTGAAACGCGTCTACGATACCGCCCATCCCAGGGCTTGA
- the hemL gene encoding glutamate-1-semialdehyde 2,1-aminomutase — translation MKPRTKSEEWFATAQRYLVGGVNSPVRAFRAVGGTPFFVERAGGCRVWDVDGNEYIDYVLTWGPAILGHAHPRVVREVREAADRGTSFGIPHPGEVRLAELICRSVPSIEKVRLCNSGTEACMTAVRLARGFTGRDKIIKFAGCYHGHVDSLLVKAGSGALTFGHPDSAGIPQDFARHTIVLPYNETEPVRAAFAGHPGGIAAVILEPVAGNAGLFVPRPGWLEFLREITAREGALLIFDEVMTGFRVAPGGAQQRYGIRPDLTTLGKVIGGGLPVGAIGGRREIMDCLAPVGPVYQAGTLSGNPLATAAGLATLKELGVATHPPDGNPVYRRLEELGQRLEEGLREAARAAGVPLTINRCGSMFGLYFTDRPVWNLDDALQSDRERFRRFFHGMLEAGVYLAPSPFEAGFLSTAHTEAEVEATVRAAAEVLRRV, via the coding sequence ATGAAACCGCGGACGAAGTCGGAGGAATGGTTTGCCACTGCACAACGGTATTTGGTGGGCGGGGTGAATTCGCCCGTGCGGGCCTTTCGTGCCGTTGGGGGGACGCCGTTTTTCGTGGAGCGGGCCGGTGGCTGTCGGGTGTGGGACGTGGACGGCAACGAGTACATTGACTATGTGCTGACGTGGGGGCCCGCGATTCTGGGACATGCGCATCCGCGGGTGGTGCGGGAGGTCCGGGAAGCGGCCGATCGCGGGACCAGTTTCGGAATCCCACATCCGGGCGAGGTGCGGCTGGCGGAGCTGATTTGTCGGAGTGTGCCCTCGATCGAGAAGGTGCGGCTTTGTAATTCCGGGACCGAGGCGTGCATGACCGCGGTGCGGTTGGCGCGGGGGTTCACCGGCCGGGACAAGATCATCAAGTTTGCCGGCTGTTATCACGGGCACGTGGATTCGCTGCTGGTCAAGGCCGGCAGCGGCGCGTTGACCTTCGGGCATCCGGACAGTGCCGGGATTCCGCAGGATTTCGCGCGGCACACGATCGTGTTGCCGTACAATGAGACCGAGCCGGTGCGGGCGGCCTTTGCGGGGCATCCGGGCGGGATCGCGGCGGTGATTTTGGAGCCGGTGGCCGGCAATGCGGGCTTGTTTGTACCGAGACCCGGTTGGTTGGAGTTTTTGCGCGAGATCACGGCCCGGGAAGGTGCGCTGCTGATCTTTGATGAGGTGATGACGGGATTCCGCGTGGCGCCGGGTGGGGCACAGCAGCGGTACGGGATCCGGCCGGACCTGACCACGCTGGGCAAGGTGATCGGGGGCGGATTACCCGTGGGCGCCATTGGCGGGCGCAGGGAGATCATGGACTGTCTGGCGCCGGTGGGGCCGGTTTATCAGGCGGGCACGTTGAGTGGCAATCCGCTGGCGACGGCGGCGGGGCTGGCTACGTTGAAGGAGCTGGGAGTTGCCACGCATCCGCCGGACGGCAATCCGGTGTACCGGCGGCTGGAGGAGCTCGGACAACGGCTGGAGGAGGGGTTGCGAGAAGCGGCTCGAGCGGCGGGCGTGCCCCTGACGATCAACCGGTGCGGTTCGATGTTCGGGTTGTATTTCACCGACCGGCCGGTTTGGAACCTGGACGACGCGCTGCAGAGCGACCGGGAACGGTTTCGGCGTTTCTTTCACGGGATGTTGGAGGCGGGGGTGTACCTGGCGCCGTCACCGTTCGAGGCCGGGTTTCTGTCCACGGCGCATACGGAGGCCGAAGTGGAGGCGACGGTGCGGGCTGCGGCCGAGGTGTTGCGACGTGTCTGA
- a CDS encoding phosphatase PAP2 family protein, protein MSAGGSAPAARLSGEYERLSVGGCPDDARILRGWRGVLPHEWLFGAFLGQLALRLTLHGGPAAAWSLVFWACLLGSAAVIVWARRRPTRFRWYIRLLYYPAVMGISFYAMEPAVPLLGPKQDALLLAWDRKLLGETPAVSWAVWDWPWLEDLAMAGYLFFFYYLVASPAWYAVKDLARFRQCIVGLFTLYALGFLGYTVLPAGGPHRFLEFDRPLRGVWLLPLTLSTVNEGSNCVDVFPSIHFAATLYLLWFDLRYHRRHFWVAVLPCGVLWFSTLYLRFHYFVDLLAGLVVACIGCWAAARYGRSRLEAALQRETARVQGHDQPGPVCENAAGGGH, encoded by the coding sequence GTGTCTGCGGGCGGGTCGGCTCCGGCCGCCCGGCTGTCCGGCGAGTACGAGCGGCTATCCGTCGGGGGTTGCCCCGACGACGCCCGGATTTTGCGGGGCTGGCGCGGTGTATTGCCGCACGAGTGGTTGTTTGGGGCGTTTTTGGGGCAACTGGCGTTGCGGTTGACGCTGCATGGGGGCCCGGCAGCGGCGTGGTCCCTGGTGTTCTGGGCGTGTCTTCTGGGCAGTGCGGCGGTAATTGTCTGGGCGCGGCGTCGGCCCACACGGTTTCGCTGGTACATCCGGTTGTTGTACTACCCGGCGGTGATGGGGATCAGCTTTTACGCCATGGAACCGGCGGTGCCGTTGCTGGGGCCGAAGCAGGATGCGCTGCTGCTGGCGTGGGATCGGAAGCTCCTGGGAGAGACACCCGCGGTGAGCTGGGCGGTCTGGGACTGGCCATGGCTGGAGGATCTGGCCATGGCCGGGTACCTGTTTTTCTTCTACTACCTTGTGGCGTCGCCCGCGTGGTATGCGGTGAAGGATCTGGCGCGCTTCCGCCAGTGCATTGTCGGGCTGTTCACTCTGTATGCGCTGGGTTTCCTGGGCTACACGGTATTGCCGGCGGGGGGTCCGCACAGGTTTTTGGAATTCGACCGGCCGTTGCGGGGGGTGTGGTTGTTGCCGCTGACGCTGTCCACGGTGAACGAGGGCAGCAATTGCGTGGACGTGTTTCCGAGCATCCATTTTGCGGCGACATTGTACCTGTTGTGGTTCGACCTGCGTTATCATCGGCGGCACTTTTGGGTGGCGGTGTTGCCGTGCGGGGTGCTGTGGTTTTCGACGTTGTACCTGCGGTTTCATTATTTCGTGGACCTGTTGGCGGGGTTGGTGGTGGCGTGCATCGGTTGTTGGGCGGCGGCCCGTTACGGTCGGTCGCGGCTGGAAGCGGCGTTGCAGAGGGAGACGGCCCGGGTGCAGGGCCATGATCAACCGGGCCCGGTTTGTGAAAACGCTGCCGGTGGCGGTCACTGA
- the moaA gene encoding GTP 3',8-cyclase MoaA: protein MDSFGRTIDYLRISVTDRCNERCLYCRPHQYKGWIAPGENLSDDDLVRIVRVAAGLGFRKFRLTGGEPLLRPGLVELVRRMASIPGVECIGLSTNGVKLAPLAADLRRAGLRTVNVSLDALDPALYHRITGGRLGPVLEGIQAAVRAGFERVKLNTVLMRHVNESEIWPLIRFSAEHQLPLRLIELMPLTSRDVLTPDNFLSVEEVMERLRREDELVPAPELRLGHGPARYYRLVRTGALVGFIGAMTQTHFCDNCNKMRLTADGRLRPCLGHHDEINLHEALRASDDESLRRLFFHALAIKPREHEFRSCYQPGRPMTAIGG from the coding sequence ATGGACAGTTTCGGGCGCACCATTGATTATCTGCGCATTTCGGTCACGGACCGCTGCAACGAGCGGTGTCTCTACTGCCGGCCCCACCAATACAAGGGATGGATTGCCCCGGGAGAAAACCTCTCGGACGACGACCTGGTGCGAATCGTCCGCGTCGCGGCCGGGCTGGGCTTCCGCAAATTCCGACTCACAGGGGGTGAACCCCTGTTGCGCCCCGGACTGGTGGAGCTGGTGCGCCGCATGGCGTCCATCCCCGGCGTGGAATGCATCGGCCTGTCCACCAACGGGGTCAAACTGGCCCCCCTGGCCGCCGACCTGCGCCGGGCCGGCCTCCGCACCGTCAACGTCAGCCTGGACGCTCTCGATCCCGCCCTCTACCACCGCATCACCGGCGGCCGGCTCGGACCGGTCTTGGAGGGAATTCAAGCCGCCGTCCGGGCCGGGTTCGAGCGCGTGAAGCTCAACACCGTCCTCATGCGCCACGTCAATGAGAGCGAAATCTGGCCGCTGATCCGATTCAGCGCCGAGCACCAGCTGCCGCTCCGGCTCATCGAGTTGATGCCATTGACGTCCCGCGATGTGCTCACACCCGACAATTTTCTCTCCGTCGAAGAGGTGATGGAGCGACTGCGCCGGGAGGACGAACTGGTCCCCGCACCCGAACTCCGGCTGGGCCACGGCCCGGCCCGGTACTACCGACTGGTCCGGACCGGCGCCCTCGTGGGGTTCATCGGCGCCATGACCCAAACCCACTTCTGCGACAACTGCAACAAAATGCGCCTGACCGCCGACGGACGGCTCCGGCCCTGCCTCGGTCATCACGACGAAATCAACCTCCACGAAGCCCTGCGCGCCTCCGATGACGAATCCTTGCGCCGGCTCTTCTTCCACGCCCTGGCCATCAAACCCCGCGAACACGAGTTTCGCAGTTGCTATCAACCCGGCCGGCCCATGACCGCCATCGGCGGCTGA
- a CDS encoding HNH endonuclease: MASLLNQPVLVLNRLWQAVNVCSARRALTLLFRGHAQAVLCRPDGTYQTFNFREWSDFSRAEPDPESITTVSFRIRIPRIILVLFFDRVPKKEVTFTRHNIFERDQNTCQYCGRVFDRKDLNLDHVIPKDRGGPTTWENIVCSCIECNTRKGNRTPQEAGMKLIRKPKKPRWRPFMHITLGFQQHESWKHFIDLAYWNVELGEDKV, translated from the coding sequence ATGGCTTCTTTGTTGAACCAGCCCGTGTTGGTCTTGAACCGCCTGTGGCAGGCTGTGAATGTTTGCTCGGCGCGGCGGGCCCTCACCTTGCTCTTCCGAGGTCATGCACAGGCGGTGTTGTGCCGGCCGGACGGAACCTACCAGACCTTCAATTTCCGGGAGTGGAGTGATTTTTCCCGGGCCGAGCCGGATCCGGAGAGTATTACGACGGTGAGTTTTCGGATCCGGATTCCGCGGATCATTTTGGTGCTGTTTTTTGACCGGGTACCGAAGAAGGAGGTGACCTTCACCCGGCACAACATCTTCGAGCGGGACCAGAACACGTGTCAGTATTGTGGGCGCGTGTTTGATCGGAAGGATTTGAACCTGGACCACGTGATTCCGAAGGACCGGGGCGGGCCGACAACCTGGGAGAACATTGTCTGTTCCTGCATCGAGTGCAACACGCGCAAGGGCAATCGCACCCCGCAGGAGGCGGGGATGAAGTTGATCCGGAAACCGAAGAAGCCCCGCTGGCGGCCGTTCATGCACATCACGCTGGGGTTCCAGCAACACGAGAGCTGGAAACATTTCATCGATCTGGCGTACTGGAACGTGGAGCTGGGCGAGGACAAGGTGTGA
- a CDS encoding type II toxin-antitoxin system RelE family toxin, whose product MVPFQIIFTPAAAADLSRMPRDLQLQILGEFRGLPRQVIGTELDAFGKLERDGRILHRYRLGDYRVYFERHELGVLVHRILNRHTLKDFLFRSGLKVPEDEALQENPRFWEMIEAARSSTRS is encoded by the coding sequence ATGGTCCCCTTTCAGATCATCTTCACGCCGGCTGCCGCCGCGGACCTGTCGCGGATGCCCCGCGACCTGCAACTACAGATCCTGGGCGAGTTCCGGGGTCTGCCACGGCAGGTGATCGGAACCGAACTGGACGCGTTCGGCAAACTGGAACGCGACGGACGCATCCTCCACAGGTATCGCCTCGGCGACTACCGCGTCTACTTCGAGCGGCATGAGCTGGGCGTGCTCGTCCACCGCATCCTCAACCGACATACCCTCAAGGATTTTCTGTTCCGTTCGGGACTGAAGGTCCCCGAGGACGAAGCCCTGCAGGAGAACCCGCGGTTCTGGGAAATGATCGAGGCCGCCCGCTCCTCCACCCGCTCCTGA